In the Profundibacter amoris genome, AATGTCGGCAGCCGTTTCGCACGAGTTGAACCAGCCTTTGGCGGCGATGAAAACCTACCTTGCCGGCGCACGCCTTTTGCTGCGCCGCAAACGGCCGGAAGAAGCTGTTTCGTCGTTCCAGCGGATTGATGATCTGATTGAACGCATGGGCGCGATTACCAAGCAGTTGAAAAGCTATGCCCGCAAGGGGGGCGATTCGTTTGCGCCTTTGGACATGAGGGATGCAGTCAATTCGGCCCTGTCGATGATGGAGCCGCAACTGAAACGCCGCCATGTGGAAATCTCCAAAACCATGCCGCGCGAGGCAGTGATGGTGCTGGGCGATCGGGTGCGTGTTGAACAGGTGATTATCAACCTGTTTCGCAATGCACTGGATGCGACAAAAACCGTGAAGGATCCGCAGATCGACATCCTGCTTGCGGCCGGTGAAACCGCGCTGTTGACCATACGCGACAACGGGGCAGGGATCGAGGATCTGGATAGCCTGTTCGAGCCGTTCTACACCACAAAACAGGCAGGCGACGGGGTTGGCTTGGGGCTTGCCATTTCCTCGGGCATCGTGAACGACTTGGGCGGACGGTTGACCGCAAGGAACGCCACGGTGGGCGGGGCTGTATTTGAAGTGCAGTTGCCCATATTGTTAGATGAAACCGAAGCAGCCGAGTGAGACACTGAATTATGGCACAAGCAATGAAAATCGCGATTGTGGATGACGAGCAGGACATGCGCCAGTCGATCAGCCAGTGGCTGGCCCTGTCGGGGTTTGACACCGAAACCTTTGCCAATGCCGAGGATGCGCTGAAAAAGCTGGGGCCGGATTATCCGGGCGTGGTGGTCAGCGATATCAAAATGCCCGGCATGGACGGTATGCAGTTTCTGAAACGGCTGATGAGCGTGGATTCGGGCCTGCCGGTGATTATGATCACCGGTCATGGCGATGTGCCAATGGCGGTCGAGGCGATGCGTGTCGGGGCTTATGATTTTCTGGAAAAACCGTTCAACCCCGACAAAATGACCGAGCTGGCCAAGAAAGCCACCCAGAGCCGCCGCCTGACACTGGACAACCGCGCGCTGCGGCGTGAATTGGGGGATGGCACGGCGGTGATGAAAAAGCTGATCGGATCGTCGCCGGTGATGGAGCGCCTGCGCGAGGATATTCTGGATCTGGGGCAGGCCGATGGCCATGTGCTGATTGATGGCGAAACCGGAACCGGCAAAACGCTGGTGGCTCATGCACTACATGCGGTCGGATCACGGGCGGGCAAGAAATTCTCGCTGGTTTCCTGTGCGGCTTTCGAGGAAGAAGAGCTTGGCCGCCGCCTGTTTGGTCCAATGCTGGACGATGGCCCGCAGCCGCTGGTGGAAGAGGCCCGTGGCGGCACGCTGGTGCTCGAGGATATCGACGCGCTGTCGGATGGCCTGCAAGCGCGCCTGCTGACCTATATCAACGAGCAGGGCAGCCCTGCGGAAACCCGCATCGTGGCCATTTCCAACCTTCAGGCCGAGGATAAAACCGTCGAGGATGTGTTGCGCCCCGACCTTTATTACCGGCTGGCGGCGATGAAAATCACCCTGCCACCATTGCGCCAGCGGGGCGAGGACATCCTGACACTGTTTGCCCGCCTGTCCGAACAATTCGCCGAGGAATACGGCTGTGACGCGCCCGAGGTATCGGCGCAAGAGGCCGCACAACTGCTGCAAGCCCCCTGGCCGGGCAACATCCGCCAGCTGATCAACGTGGCCGAACGGGCAGTGCTGCAAAACCGTCGTGGCTCGGGCACCATTGCCAGCCTGCTGATGGCCGACAACGAGGAAACCCAGCCGGTGATGACGACCGAGGGCAAGCCGCTGAAGGAATATGTCGAGGCGTTCGAGCGGATGCTGATCGACAACACCATGCGCCGGCACAAGGGCAGCATAGTCAACGTGATGGACGAGTTGTGCCTGCCGCGCCGGACACTGAACGAAAAGATGGCGAAATACGGGTTGCAGCGGTCAGATTATCTGTAAATCATTGTTTATGCTATATTAACGAACACGCCGCGGGTTTTGAGGATTCAATGCCTGCGGCGCAGGTATTTAGGGGCAAGAAGAAGGCAAATTCACAGATTAACTATTTTCCCCATTGTAATTGCACCCCCATCCCCCTTATGTTCCATCCAAGGTGGTCAGCGCGACAGCAGTTGAACCACCGGACAAAAGTTTCGCTGTTCCCGAGGTTACGCAGAAAAAACACCTGCCAATTCCCGACAGAACAGACCGATTGGGTCGAAAGACCGGTATTTATGCCCTTGTGCCAACTGGCCGGGGCTTAACAGTTTGGACGCAAATATCAGCGTCCGGAGATAGAAACGCGATGCGACGCGAAAAGAATTCAGAGACTGCGACAGGGGCCGAAATGGCCGACCTGCGCATGTGCTGCGCGTCCCCCTTCGCCCTTACAAGACACCCCCTGCAATCAAAAAGCCCCCCGGGGTTACGGCGATTGCCGCGGTGCAATGAGAAAACATGGCTAAAAAGATGCTTATCGATGCCACCCACGCGGAAGAAACCCGCGTTGTGGTGGTTGATGGAACCAAGGTTGAGGAATTCGACTTTGAGTCTGAAAACAAACGCCAGCTAGCTGGCAATATTTATCTGGCAAAAGTTACACGGGTCGAGCCGTCGCTACAGGCGGCCTTTATAGACTACGGCGGAAACCGGCATGGTTTTCTGGCGTTTTCGGAAATTCATCCCGATTATTACCAGATCCCTGTCGCCGACCGCGAGGCCCTGCTGGCCGAGGAACGCGCCTATGCCAAGGCTATGGCCGAGGAAGACGAAA is a window encoding:
- a CDS encoding sigma-54-dependent transcriptional regulator; translation: MAQAMKIAIVDDEQDMRQSISQWLALSGFDTETFANAEDALKKLGPDYPGVVVSDIKMPGMDGMQFLKRLMSVDSGLPVIMITGHGDVPMAVEAMRVGAYDFLEKPFNPDKMTELAKKATQSRRLTLDNRALRRELGDGTAVMKKLIGSSPVMERLREDILDLGQADGHVLIDGETGTGKTLVAHALHAVGSRAGKKFSLVSCAAFEEEELGRRLFGPMLDDGPQPLVEEARGGTLVLEDIDALSDGLQARLLTYINEQGSPAETRIVAISNLQAEDKTVEDVLRPDLYYRLAAMKITLPPLRQRGEDILTLFARLSEQFAEEYGCDAPEVSAQEAAQLLQAPWPGNIRQLINVAERAVLQNRRGSGTIASLLMADNEETQPVMTTEGKPLKEYVEAFERMLIDNTMRRHKGSIVNVMDELCLPRRTLNEKMAKYGLQRSDYL